The DNA segment GGACAACCTTGAGGTGCCTTCTCATTTCCAACATTTGTGGAATGAACTGGCGCTTTATCAAAGCTCTAGAAGCCAAATTTTGATTTACCAGGGCCATGACTATTAACTTGCAACCTAAAGCGCATGTTTGCATGCCGTTGACTACATTAGCAATATCAATTTCGTTTTTGAGAAGAGAAGCACCAAGTTGAAAAAACAAGAAAGCGGAAAAGTACTCTTTTTTTACCTGGAGTTGTTTCGCATATCTAATTAAATCGTCAGGTGGAATTTCTAATTCGTCGcgaattttgcttttcaactCGCTGATTATCTGTTGGCATTTGTTGTCACGATCGGTGGTAATGAGCGtagtgaaatattttatcaatacCCGAACGAAATAAACGCTGGCACCTAGCTTGTATTGCTTTTTCAGCAAGCCATAAGCTTCCTCATGTTTTCCCTCCTCCATATATTCGGTAGCTTTTGCTAAAATAAAACGTTCAACAGTGGTTAAAGCGGCTATATCAAAAGAATAAGAGTAACTAAAgaaagtaattaataaatgcAGGCTGTCACGCCAATATACTTCGAATGAACAATAACCAACGCAAACTTATTCACCTTCAAGGCCAAGTAAGCGCTCGACTGATGTGGATTGCTCCGAGGATGTCTCGCGTTGATCTATGCCAAGAGTTACAGTTTTTATACATTATAAAGCGGGGAAAGGTGAGCATGCTTTAAAACACCACGCAGTAGCCATGTTTACATCAGTTGCAGTTGAAAACATATTGTGTTAACATTGCTAATTTGCTGGCAAAGCTTGTATATAGCCTATAATAAAAGCTGCTTTTCCGGTGTACGacgttttttatttaaattttcatttgtaaCAGCAACTTGCTCTTTCGAAACGAAACGTTATAACTATATTATCAGAGAAGTCGTTCATCAGAAGTGCAGCTTGTAGATTTGAGATTATGCTTAGTATTAAACATATAGCGTTGATTTGTTTggtattataatttttatactgtattatattTGAATATTATTATCTTGTGgttatttttatcataaattagttctaatttaatttagctataattttgttaaattaaaaaatttacacttaaAAAACAGCCTTTTCTGTTAACTTTATGCCTGGCTGCAAACTTGTGATAGGCTATTAACTATATAGTttcaaataattacaaaattatccGTCACTAAAGCACACGTCAatgtaaatgaaaataaaattgtaaagtataaagaactaaaaacaaaagataaaaagcaacaaataaaGCACGACTGGAAGTTGGTTCATTGAAATGTCGAGGTCAGTACGGGCAAAATTCAGTCTGTCGCATACAAAACTCcatgataaataaatatactTTAAATCAATAGCTCTAATAAATCTACTTAAAAAAGCAACACTGCTCCGTTCTCAAAAGCCTATTTGTTAAGCAGTGATGggcttttttattattaatgcTTCGTGATGTTATATAACGATGATGatgttattattgttatagTGCATCAAAGAGCTTAAACAAACCTGATGTTGCTCCTGATTCTTGGTCGCTTTTATTGTCGTCATCATCATCAGTCTGAGCTGTAATTTATGAATAAATGTTAATGTTGCCTTAAGCAGCTGCCTACAGTAGTATAACAAGCAAATCTGTATTGATGCAGCAGTAAACTTCTCGTATCTTGATGTGAGATATGTCAATCATTTATCTAAATCTTACCCAAGCGTTGAAGGCCAGCAAGAAGCTGCAGTAAGCTGCAAACAACACGGTGTTagagcaaaatataaaaatattgtttgaaattcccattaaatatgttgtttattagcctatatttcaataattactTAAGTAGTGTGTAATCACACTGTTTCACTGCTAACTATAATTTTCCAACAACCATAGCGATTGcttaaaaaatcatttagCCTAATTCACTTACCCGTCGTTGTCTGCACCGAAGCTCATTGTCGAAAGCTGTGGTAAGCTATAAAGTAAGTTCAGCAAACACTACAAGCATAAAATCAAAAAGACAGAAATGTCTTTACAATTTGAAAGAGGTGCAACTGCTTCAAGCGACTGGTTTCTATGAGTGTTCATTGTTCTTATGCTGGGGAcgtgtttgtttgctttactGTATTCTCTTCTCTTTATAAACGAGTTTCGGTTCCTCCGTCGACTCTGCTGTTTGGCCAAATCAACATAGTGTGATGGTGCAATACGAGACCAGAGAGCAATTGACCTTTTAAGAAAACACGTCTCACCTTACACGTTCTTTCATCTTGTGCTTTATACACGATTATACATAGAATTCCTGAAGAATGCGCAACAGCCTACAATCACGCGTAATTGCAAGAATATTTGCAATCACAATTTACTAATATAGCCAGTGTATTACCTTAAACATTACAATCAGCAAACCTAAGGtgtttgaattaattatttcttgtttaatCTGCTGTTTATAGTCGAGCAATGTATAAAACCGATGCTACAAACTATATCACTATAGTTATACACATTTAGTTTCTCGTATTGAATTAAACGATGCGACATCTTTCGAATGCTAACCCATGCATGCAGTCTTCAAGACAGTTGAAGTAAAATACCAGGTAATGTTGGTACATAACAAAACATGGAACAGCGATTGGGAAGTATGTGAAGTATGTGATCCTATACCTGTTACGTGTGAAGCATGTT comes from the Clavelina lepadiformis chromosome 5, kaClaLepa1.1, whole genome shotgun sequence genome and includes:
- the LOC143460850 gene encoding uncharacterized protein LOC143460850, with the protein product MSFGADNDGLLQLLAGLQRLAQTDDDDDNKSDQESGATSDQRETSSEQSTSVERLLGLEAKATEYMEEGKHEEAYGLLKKQYKLGASVYFVRVLIKYFTTLITTDRDNKCQQIISELKSKIRDELEIPPDDLIRYAKQLQVKKEYFSAFLFFQLGASLLKNEIDIANVVNGMQTCALGCKLIVMALVNQNLASRALIKRQFIPQMLEMRRHLKVVHGVDKKQLCLVEANCLHHIEIFQGLVGDHNASEASINEAVNLMRETLGSDAEKFEIFSTHLNNLGGAYLRKNRPQDAARILSQAIAAMRKADFSTEAERISDIAKAENMLQRARSEF